DNA from Sorex araneus isolate mSorAra2 chromosome 6, mSorAra2.pri, whole genome shotgun sequence:
atttttcatattttaaacataaactgTTCAATCTAAGGAAGCTAAGGACTAAGTATAGGGATCAACTATAAAATGGCTGAACTGTTTTAAGTCTACAAGTCTACAGAAACTTGTAATGCATAAAACTGAGTGAAacagatgataaaataaaaagtagcactgtagcactgtagcactgttgtccccttgttcatctatttgctcaagcgggcaccataacgtctccattgtgagacttgttgttactgtttttggcatatcgaatacgccacaggtagcttgctgggctcttcgagagggatggaggaatagaatccaggtccacctcgtgcaaggcaaatgccctacctgctgtgctatcactctagccaaaacaaaaaagtaaaagttaaaacTTTTCAATGAGAACTGAAGTCATTCTGAGATTTGAAACTGGCAAGCGTAGGTAAAGAGTAGGGTGAAGGCCATGAGAATAGCTGACTCATGGTGGAATCAGTCTGTCCGTGTGTCCTTCACGCATATCATCTCAGGGTCTCTGTGCTATATAATTATTATGTCTGTACTTGAATAATTTTCCCTTCCCCCAGTTAACTGTATTATTAGGAACAGATGtggaatattaaatttatatttttcttttaaaataaagagactGATCTTGTTTGAGGACTCTAAAAAGGTATAAATTAGAATGATGCATTTTTTGCCAAATATTAATCTGATATTTTATACTCATACTGACATAATTTTTTATCATCCATAAATTAAGTACAGTAGATACAATTTTACAAAAACAGGAAAGGGATATTGTAGTATAAAAAAATCTAACTGACAATTTCCTCCTTTAAAAAACACATAGTTAAACAGAATACTGTAGCATTCCTCTTAGGCTTCTATTTTCACAGCTGAGGTAAGCTTGATTGCAAAGGTCTTAGTGAATCCAGAAAATGTTCTGGGAAAGCCAATGCAACTATGCAACTAGTATTTGTATGTTTTATAATTGCCAATTCATTATTTTGGATGACTCCCTAACTTAAGAATGTGGAGAAGTCGCTCTCTAATCTGTTTGGTGCGGACAGCATAGACTACTGGATTGAGGATTGGTGGGATGAGGAGGTAAAAGTTAGCTAAAAGGATATGGATATGGGGAGGCACATTATGACCAAAGCGGTGAGTGAGAGATGAAACAGCAATGGGGATATAGAAAACAAGAATAGCACAAATGTGAGAACCACATGTCCCTAGGGTCTTAAGCCTGGCTTCAGGGGTAGCCAATCCCATTACAGCCCTGAAAATCATCACGTAGGAGGCAGCAATGGCTAATGAATCCACAATCAATACCAAGAAACCAATTCCCATTCCATACAAGTTGTTGACTCTTGTGTTACCACATGCCAAGGTGACCACAGCCATGTGCTCGCAGTAAGAGTGGGCAATGATTTGGGTTCGGTAAAGAGGCAACCTCAGGCGAATCATTAGGGGTAGGGGTCCGATGTAGAGTACTCCTCGAAGGAGGGCAGCCAGGCCCAAATGACTCACTACGGCATTGGTGAGCACTGTGGTATGGCGAAGTGGAtcacagatggccacatagcgatcATATGCCATGGCAAGAAAGATGCCTGACTCAACGGTGGCAAAACAGTGAACAAAGAACATCTGGGTTAAGCAGGCATCTGGGTCGATATTGTGGGCACCAAACCAGAAGATAGATAACAATTTGGGCATGGTAGAGGTTGACAGAACCAAGTCAATGATAGCCAACATGCATAGGAAGAAGTACATAGGCTGGTGTAGGCTGCGCTCCACCTTCACCACAGCCAAAATGGTGACATTCCCCACTACAGCCACCAGATACATAGAGCCGAAGGGGATGGAGAGCCAGATGTGCAGGGACTCCAGCCCTGGGATGCCAGTGAGCCAAAAGGAAGTAGGTACCAAGCAGGCATTGTTAGACATGAACATGCTTGAGCTTGTGAGATGTCCAGGAGAAAGAAGCTCTCAGAGGAGAGAAAATTAAATCTAAGAGGTATTCTTCTGGAAACTACTGGATGCTAGATTATTTCCATTAGGGAAAACTTGTGAAACCTGTAAAAGAGAAGAATTCTGAATGTCTACTTGAAAAATTGACATGTGTATTTTACAGGAGAACCTATTTATGAAAACACCCGCAAGTATGTAGAGAAACAGATGCTAAATTGCCCATTCCACTGGAAATGTACTCAAAATTGTTCCTCATTGACCAAGTAACTTTgctttgaaaaacattttctgaagtggaaaaaacaaaaaaattgttttagtgtAGTAACTAGAAGTGCATATAATGTGTTTTGTCCTTTACATAAGTAATGCAATTGCTATTTATAGTGCCtataaactttttaaatcactAATAGCAATAACACTGACTTCATTATAACTGCCTTAACTATCAAGTAATAACTGCTGATTTAAATTTCTGATTTTATACTAATGAAAAGTTGAGAACATCATTATGATAAAATTCTAAATCATtggaaatacttaaaataatttaaaataattatgacatTTGTAGAGGTTCTCATTTACTTGATGTAATGCCTACATCATTTTTACAGTGAGAAGATAGcaagaaataaattattcttccaaaattttattaaaatgtgtgtCAGAATGTACATGTTTACaaaattaggaaaattaaaagattattatttttaagggcTTGTTTCTATCTTAGAAAATGGGCCAAGAGTGAGTGCATACCTAACCTGTGCAATGCCCTGAATTCAATTCTTAGCATTGTATTTCCCTCTTCACAGCACTACAAGTCAAGCCACTGAATATTGCTGTGCATAACGACGACAAAAAAAATTGGTCTGagaactataaatatataatatggcCCAACTAGTGCTAATATAAATGACGTCTTTAGAGTCATTTAGACactaaatattttcaaaggaaaaaagattGTCTCAAGTTTTCCTAGACTTCTAGGAAGCACATAAAGACAAAAACACTTAAAGACTTAGACTCACAGCTCCTCTCCTATTGTTTCAAATTATAGCTAATGCTTAATTTAAGGACAGGCTTAATAAGACTGTTAAAATATCCATGAGGAGGATAGGGAATCCTATATTTGCTGGACAATCATGTTTTTTGCTGAGATCTTTCTTGGTTTTTACTCAAACTTTCATTCTTTGTTCTACAGACCCCAAAGGAGTAATTTGGATGCACTTTCATCACCAGGTTTCCCTAAAGCCTTATATAAGTCTACACGCAGTTCAAATATCCATGCCAAAAATTATAACTAGCAATTGTATACCTATAGTAAGCAAACATAAAttaagccttttaaaaaaaacagagggATTTATAATTCATGTACCAACACAATTAACTTTTTACAAGTTCACTCTTATTTCTTGACCAGACATTAAAAGCCTAAAAGTTTTTAAACTTAATATGAAGGGACACTTGgaaatcatttaatttaaaacatgctaatctttcatttaaatttaaaacatgctAATCTTCCATTTTATACCCAAGGAAGTAACTTTACACTTAAAATGTGGATCTATCAGAAAAGGGAAAGAGGTCCTGGGAAGCAGCATTGCAGTCGCAGTTCAGGGCACcagcttaaaaacatttttatccaGGGCTTTGTCTTACGGTTTGTTCATCTGAAAGCCTTTATGGAGAGGATTAACTGTAAAGGAtagctataaaataaaacaagcttaAGACTCTTA
Protein-coding regions in this window:
- the LOC101547991 gene encoding olfactory receptor 52M1-like, giving the protein MFMSNNACLVPTSFWLTGIPGLESLHIWLSIPFGSMYLVAVVGNVTILAVVKVERSLHQPMYFFLCMLAIIDLVLSTSTMPKLLSIFWFGAHNIDPDACLTQMFFVHCFATVESGIFLAMAYDRYVAICDPLRHTTVLTNAVVSHLGLAALLRGVLYIGPLPLMIRLRLPLYRTQIIAHSYCEHMAVVTLACGNTRVNNLYGMGIGFLVLIVDSLAIAASYVMIFRAVMGLATPEARLKTLGTCGSHICAILVFYIPIAVSSLTHRFGHNVPPHIHILLANFYLLIPPILNPVVYAVRTKQIRERLLHILKLGSHPK